The following are encoded in a window of Onthophagus taurus isolate NC chromosome 3, IU_Otau_3.0, whole genome shotgun sequence genomic DNA:
- the LOC111422397 gene encoding zinc finger CCHC domain-containing protein 10-like produces the protein MTNGYFGKKKQANYPPQGVRCQKCLEYGHWSYECKGKRKYLHRSSRTETLKKKMKLIEAKSNQENVESNNSKPDSSSGTSDNDSDTTSSCSSSSSDTDDSESSSDSEEYNSSSTSSSDSE, from the exons ATGACGAACGGATATTTCGGTAAAAA AAAACAAGCAAACTACCCACCTCAAGGTGTTCGTTGCCAAAAATGTCTTGAATACGGTCACTGGTCCTACGAATGTAAAGGTAAACGTAAATACTTACACAGATCCTCGCGTACGGAGactttaaagaagaaaatgaaactAATTGAAGCAAAAAGTAACCAGGAAAATGTAGAAAGTAATAATAGTAAACCAGATTCTTCTTCGGGTACTTCAGATAATGACTCAGATACCACTAGTAGTTGTAGCAGTAGCAGTAGTGATACCGACGATTCTGAATCTAGTTCTGATAGTGAAGAATACAACTCTAGTTCTACATCTAGTTCGGATTCTGAATAA